From the Finegoldia magna ATCC 29328 genome, the window ATATTTTCTGTTATTCTTAATCATTTTAATTCCCCCTCATTTAATATTTATATGTGATTTTCCATTCAGTAAATGTGAATATTCACCGAAAGAAATTATCGAATTTAATATCCAAGGAATATCCAAATGATAATACATTTCATATCCCTCACTGCATTAAGTATTATATAACCACAAAACAGCTATGTCAAGCACTTTTTCAAAGTTTTTTGAAAAATTTTTGTAAAGAAAAATTAGGAAAACGAATGATTTTTATGCATACCGTTTTCATAGACGACTTATTTTTATGCGAAAAATATCTTTTCGGGAAAACAAATGTTGAGATTGTCAAGTTTTATAAGAAAAATAAAAAAATCCCAGTTAATCAATGTTTTCCTACAATTTTCCCGTAAGAAAACAGATAGCATTTTAAAATTTTGGGAAAATTTTTTGAAAATTTGATAATGTATATTTTTCATTGCGAAGAAATTTAGCAGGATAAAGCCATTTTCACAAAAAAATTAGCCGAATAATTCGGCTAATTAAGTTTGATTTATTTCTTGTCTTCGATGTATTTTATACATAAATCGATAGATGCTTGTAATCCTTCTTGGTGAGTTCTTTCCATTGCGTGTGATGCATCAACTCCAGGGCCAATCAAAGCAACTCTCAAATTATATCCTGCCTCTAATGCTGCTGATCCGTCTGAACTGTAGAATGGGTAGATGTCAACTGCGTGAGGAATATTATTTTCTTCACAAATTCTAACCAATCTTTCTTTTAATTCCAAATCGTAAGGGCCTGAAGAATCTGCTGCACAGATAGTTGTTTTAAATTCAGAAGATGTTTGTCCATCTCCAGGAGCAGCCATGTCAACAACGATGAATTCGTCAGTTTCTTCTGGAATTCCGTAGCATGCACCGTGGCCAACTTCTTCGTAGTTTGAGATGAAGAAGTTAAGTGTGTGTTTTGGAGTGATGTTGTTTTCTACAAAATATCTAACTGTTTCGTACAATACGTATACGCAAGCTTTGTCATCTAAGTGTCTTGATTTTACGAATCCACTTTCTGTTAATTGTGTTCTTGAATCCAAATAGATGAAATCGCCAACGTTGATTCCAAGTTTTTTTACATCTTCGGCTGATTCTACCTTTTCGTCGATTCTGATTTCCATAGTCTTGGCAGTTCTTTCGTTGCTTTTAGCTTCTGGACCGTAAACGTGAACTGATTGTTTGTCGTTTAAGCATGTTCCAGTGTATTTTTTGCCAGACATTGTAGAGATAGTTACGTATTCATTTTCAACAGAGTTGTATGCATAACCACCAACTAAGAATGTTTTTAATCTTCCATTAGGTTTGATTTCTTTAACCATTAATCCCAATGTATCCACGTGAGCTGCGAATGTAGATTGTTTTTCGTCAGTTTCTCCTCTAAGAGTAACAACCATTGCACCTTTGTTAGTGAAGTTGATTTCAACTTTTCCTAATTCTTCGAATTTTTTTCTAACTTTTTCCATAACGACTTTAGTGTCGCCAGATGGAGAAGAAGTCATTAAAATTTCTTGTAAAAAATCTAAATTTTCCATATTGAGAACCTCCTAAAATATATTTTTATAATACCACATATAATCACATTGTTTCAATTATTTGAGCTCATAGTTAATGTTTTCGTTAATGATTAAGAGATTAATTGGTTTTTAAAATTTTCACAGTGAATGTTTCGTTTGAATACACTATTTTAATTTTATAATTCATATCTTCAAGTAAGTTTTCGACGATATACATTCCAATTCCTTTAGATTTATTTTTTGTGGATGATACGAAAGGGTGTGTGATTTTATTTAAAAGATTTTTATCTACAGTTGTAGGATTGTTTGAAATCTCAATAACATCATTAAAATCGCAGCATATGTTTCCTCCGAAATCTGTGTATTCTATTGCGTTTTTTAGTAAGTTATCAAAAATTATTCTGAAATGGTCATAATCTACTATGTCGGATTTTTCTCCTTTAATCGTTACTTTCAAATTTTTCTCAGCTATTAAATCATGATGATTTTTAACGGATTCTTTCATTATCTCTGATAATTTCAAATTTTCCATTATCGGATTTTCATCAATTTTATTCATGAATAATAAATCATCTATTAGAATTTGAATTTGGTATAATTTTTTCCTAAGTTCTGGCAAGTACTTGTCGGTATCTTCGTATTTTCCTATTTTTTCAATCATACTATCATTCAATAAAATAGCAGTTTGAAGAGGTGTCTTCAATTCGTGAGATGTAGATTTGATGAAGATTTCTTTTTTCTTCGTGTTTTTTTCTAATATTTTATAATTCTCAGTTAGTGTTTCGTACAGTAATTTCAAGTTATTAGAAAGTTCTTCGATCTCATCGTTAGTATGAATTTCCAAATCATATTTGGCGTTTTTTTGGTTTTTGGATACTTTAGTGAAATTATTCATCTTTAGAATTGGTTGTGTTATTGATTTTGAGTAGATTTTATTTAGTAAGAACACTATCATTACTATAAGCAAGAAAATCACAGGAAATGCAGAAATCACAGTAGATTTTATATCGGAAATGCTGTTAAATATATAAGGATATATAGAAACATAAGTTCCTTCAGAATGTTTTGATATTAAAATAAGATTAGTAGCGATAGAATCTTTTGTTTTGGACTCTGCTTTAATTAGTATTGAATTATTCTTTCTTTTAATACTAAAAGTGTCTTTTGATACATTATTGATATTACTGTAACTATCAATTATAACGTATTTTTCTAGTTCTTTTTTTGCTTCTTTTATTAAAGGGTTTATTAATCTTTCAGAATTTTTAGAATTTATCTCTTTGAACTCATCGGTTTCAAGAGAGCGTAAAAGATTTTTTATATTTTCATTTTTAATTGTCATACTTAAATTAAATCGCAGACCTGAAAACACAACTTTATCTTTTCCTTTAGGAATAAAATATGAATACATACCCTCTTTTGCGATTTCATTTAGATTATTGTAATTTTTGTTTTTTATAAATGAATCATGAACTGATGATGCAATATTCTCTGCTGATTCTATTTTTTTTTCTAAGTATACATTGGGCATATAAAAAGCCATATAGGAAAATATAATAGTACATATCAAGAGAGTGAGGATGATATTATAGAGAAAATTTTTTGATGAAATATTTAATTTAGGCTTCTTCATTTAACTTATACCCCGCTCCTATAACTGTTTTAATAAAGTCTTTGGGTAGTTTTTTCCTTAAATTTTTTATATGGGAATCTATAGTTCTACTGCTTCCATAAAAATCTGTGTTGTAGAGAGAATTAATGAGATTTTCTCTTGAAAATACTTTTGTTGGATTGTTTAGAAACAACGACATAATTTGAAATTCTGTAACTGTTAATTTCAAATCCATTCCATTGTATAATACACGAAAACCTTCTTCATCTAAGGATAATCCCACCTGTGAAGTGTTTTGTGAAAAACTTCTTCTTTTCATTATCATTTCTAGTTTTTTAATCAATAGTATTGGCTGAACTGGCTTGACAATATAATCGTCACAATACAGATCAAAAGCACTAATTTGAGTATTTAAATCATCAAGAGCGGTCAGCATCAATACGTTAGA encodes:
- a CDS encoding sensor histidine kinase; protein product: MPNVYLEKKIESAENIASSVHDSFIKNKNYNNLNEIAKEGMYSYFIPKGKDKVVFSGLRFNLSMTIKNENIKNLLRSLETDEFKEINSKNSERLINPLIKEAKKELEKYVIIDSYSNINNVSKDTFSIKRKNNSILIKAESKTKDSIATNLILISKHSEGTYVSIYPYIFNSISDIKSTVISAFPVIFLLIVMIVFLLNKIYSKSITQPILKMNNFTKVSKNQKNAKYDLEIHTNDEIEELSNNLKLLYETLTENYKILEKNTKKKEIFIKSTSHELKTPLQTAILLNDSMIEKIGKYEDTDKYLPELRKKLYQIQILIDDLLFMNKIDENPIMENLKLSEIMKESVKNHHDLIAEKNLKVTIKGEKSDIVDYDHFRIIFDNLLKNAIEYTDFGGNICCDFNDVIEISNNPTTVDKNLLNKITHPFVSSTKNKSKGIGMYIVENLLEDMNYKIKIVYSNETFTVKILKTN
- a CDS encoding M42 family metallopeptidase; translated protein: MENLDFLQEILMTSSPSGDTKVVMEKVRKKFEELGKVEINFTNKGAMVVTLRGETDEKQSTFAAHVDTLGLMVKEIKPNGRLKTFLVGGYAYNSVENEYVTISTMSGKKYTGTCLNDKQSVHVYGPEAKSNERTAKTMEIRIDEKVESAEDVKKLGINVGDFIYLDSRTQLTESGFVKSRHLDDKACVYVLYETVRYFVENNITPKHTLNFFISNYEEVGHGACYGIPEETDEFIVVDMAAPGDGQTSSEFKTTICAADSSGPYDLELKERLVRICEENNIPHAVDIYPFYSSDGSAALEAGYNLRVALIGPGVDASHAMERTHQEGLQASIDLCIKYIEDKK
- a CDS encoding response regulator transcription factor, which translates into the protein MKKIFFLEDELQIREILTEYMKIAGFDVCQSSNGDEAIKILSSNSFDAIILDIMVEGENSGIDVLRFIRNTPSISNSNVLMLTALDDLNTQISAFDLYCDDYIVKPVQPILLIKKLEMIMKRRSFSQNTSQVGLSLDEEGFRVLYNGMDLKLTVTEFQIMSLFLNNPTKVFSRENLINSLYNTDFYGSSRTIDSHIKNLRKKLPKDFIKTVIGAGYKLNEEA